The Syngnathoides biaculeatus isolate LvHL_M chromosome 16, ASM1980259v1, whole genome shotgun sequence DNA segment CGGAGGGGCTACTTCTAAAGACAAGGAATCCGCTCTGGCAGCTTCCCTGGAAACTAATCCCGGGAAACTTATGTTCCAGTTTTACCTCTACCTGGATGAATGCTCTGAGCAGTTAAGCCACCTGGAAAGGGAGAGGAAGCAGGTAGCCTCGCAAAACTGACAGCTGCATGAAAGGGCTGcatgtgatttttccgtttCTAGGCGGAATTCcgtatttttaaattgcattgattaaaaaaatatacatattctcagtttttctgcaattttCCAACCGTAACCTGTGCCAGAATCCaaacttttgcaagcgaggtggaagattagatacgcgtctgttgattggtcgaatgtgttcctcctgaccaatgaaaacgcttgttgtatacaAGGCAGatcatggggccattttcaagtgaacacGACGGCGCCTcttgagtgaaagaaattgatagatgtgtcaaaaataagttctgatgggattggatggaacgagaaatcgttGATAcggttggaaagaaggaagttaccactctgttaagcgactttattcgcaaaatcgatcgaaAACCACAATAACGAGGTgggagttcagaagcaattacttgtaaaaatgtctggattatttactgataacgacacatgacgttaataatttttgtcaaattcatgcgtttcagtcatttactaaaacaagaaattaaaacatttttgaacgaATACGATATACgcgctatgaaagcacgcttgcgtgccgtgatgcaaatctgaattcaactttatttattgaatttgtatttgaattgcGGTAAaagtatgcacctaaataatgaatgatcgatcatattgtgtacattttgaaaacagaatagcatttatttatagatgtactagatatatttaattcataataCGATTtttaaaacttgcacgttaaaattggtgataaTCCTTTGATCGTCgtttgatcatcctttgatcatgcttgcagcccccagaccccccccccccagctatttttttcattcagtcaaatcacgtgTCTGGGTTTGGCTCTTTTGGGCTACTAACAGCGGAACCTGCAGttttcaaacaagttttaacCACGATAAAGCTGCAGTAAGCAAATTCTGTGGCACCCTTTTTAACCTTGAATGTTTCAGATATCCACAAACGACATTCTTCCTATCCACAATTATCATTTCCGCAACTTCCTTTTGGAAAAATTCCATATCTTTTGGCATTCATGTGAATAGACTTTGTCATTACAGATACCGTACCCGCAGTTACGGATATCTGAAACTCTATTTTACATATCCGTTGCACCACTTTAATACCCACAGTGTCATTTTGACCCATCAGAATTCCACTCCAATATCTTTAATTGACCTCAATCAAAGATCATAATCACCCCCTAAAATTGAGGCTCCACTGTGTAAAGGTCCAAACAGAACAATGCGCCTCCGTAAACGTTTGCCTGATTACAattgttttcccattttcaGATTGAGGTCACCCTCGCCAAATCATTTCCTGGCACATGGACTCCGCCGGCGACGTGCCCGGCCGCACTTCCGCGCGACTCTGCGAGAATCAACTGCCTCATTGTTAATCAGAGGCAGGAGCTGGCCAAAGTGAGAACACCGAGCAAGCCTACTGGAGAAACATCCGATCGCAGCAGAGGTCTAATTTGCGTGTTGCGTTGGGTATGTTGCAGGTGGAAtggattttgtacaaaatagagTGTGAGTGCAAGGTTCCTCTCCATGCCAACGTGCGCTTGGTGCTGAACAATCATCAACGCGCTCTATCCTGCGTCCTGCGGGGACACCGGGAGGAGATGGCCAACGTGTCCCAGCTTCAGGGGCACAGCACTCCATTCGCAGAGGACAAAGGTAAATTCAAGATACGTCTTCAGAGTAGAGAAAAATTCCATTTTCACAGACATCACTTGACACCTCGGCAAATCGCAAAACAACTCACTTGAGCATATCAAAGGAATAACTGTGGTTTCCTTTATTGgggattcaaacattttttccaaaattttgagCGTTATGATGGAAGACAGCACATGAGAAATAAAGGCTCCATCAAAAAAAAGACGATTAAACGATTCTTCTGGAGTTTGCTAATTGGACTTTTTGTGGTTCGTTGAAAAGGGACAGCAGCGAAGAAGCTCACAAAATTTAGAGTAGTTCTACtcaagtgggcggcacggtcgttcagctcgtaaagcgttggcctaacagttctgggGCCCgcgttcgatcctggcccctcctgtgtggtgtttgcacgttctccccctgccttgtgtgttttctccgggtgggcactcccgtttcctcccacatcccaaaaacatgcaacattaattggacactctaaatagctcctaggtgtgattgcgactgtttgtctccatgtgccctgcgattggctggcgaccagttcagggcataccccgcctcctgcccgttgacagttggggtaGGCCCCAGCATGCCcagccaccctcgtgaggataagcgtcaaagaaaatggctggatggatgtaatttaatgtcacaagaaaatggatggatggatggatactcaaGTGTTAAAACTGTCCATTtcactttttatggatatttttcctcctttttcttttaactcgGTTACTTATtttacaattatatatatatatatatcatcatCATATAGATATCATTAGAGGTGTCAACATGGTTAAATTGTACACAGTTAGTTATACTCTTTTGTTTCCCATAGAAAAACAGTTGACAGGGCAAACTGTGGCCCGTTTTATATCGCTGGCTTGTTGTTTCGTAGACCTCCCGCAGTTGGTCACCGCCCTGAAGGATCTTGCCGTGACCACCAGGAAGCTCCGCGCGGGCCTTTGGTGCGCTCTCCAGATGACCATGCCCACTCCCCTCGGGGGGGCAGAGGACCGCCTCCGCACCAACAGGGAGCTCTGCGCAGCGCTGTGGCACTCTATGCCCGCTTCCGTTAGCGGGCCTTAGAACCACCTCGACGCAAACAGGGGAGCAAATACACACGCATGCAGCGACCCGCCCACATTTACGCGGTAATGAAATGAGCAACGTACAGTCCACTTGACAGACATTCACAGAACTGATCAAATTAGAAACTTGCGGAAAATAAGACGGGCAAATTAAGACCTTCCAGCTCGGGTTGTGGCGTAAGTTCGAGAACCGAACATAAATGACCATCTTTAATCAAGTATTTTTCCGAAATTGATTTAGATTCCGTCACAGTCGTATTTAAATAACACTATTTATGTGAGTTCTTTGAAGTTATTTATTGGGTTAACTTCCCCAACAATTATTCCTCGCCACTGTTTGAATCATATTTCCAATTACTCCacccagatttttttctctaaatTATGCAGATATTCTGCCGTGTTCCACTTTGGCGGGAagtccaattttttaaaaacttaaatcTAATTCCCCATATACTGCAAAGTAATTTTAATTACTCTTATCGTCACACTATCATCAGTGAAGTGTCAAAAATAGCCGAGCTGAGACACGGTCAGGCAAGGCAAGTATAGGAAGAAAAGTTTTAAATTCTGGAGAAATCGCGTTTGTTCTGTTCGCTGACTCACAACACTTGATATGTGCCTTATCAGTATTTGTTTCGTTTTGTTCCTTGAATGTTATTTATGATCACACTGTTCGTGATCATGTTCCCAAAGAACTTCTCCAACTGTTAGATGTTGGTACAACTGAAACGttcaaaaattaaaagcaaAGTGAAAACGCTCCAAAAGTTTATTACTTTAAAAAGACGCCATTTCAAACCGGCGagtgtttttttccttcttcggCTCTGTCGCATCTTTTTATGATAGCGCGATAACAACAAGGTCACATGGGCTCATTAACAGTTGAATGTGCTCCTACACATGAACACGATGACCAaaatgtcccccccacccctcccccaaagAGTAACGTGGCCACCCATTTTCCCACGTCATCCAATGTCCTTTCTCCCAGCCTTTATCTTTTGCGTTCTCCCTTTTGTGTgcgcttcttctccttctccttcctctCTTGTTTGGCCAGCTTGTCCTTCTCCCGCTGCATTTTGTccatttccttcttcttctgggCATCTTCGCGGGCCTGCTCCCGTTTTTGCTTCTGCCTGTTCAGGACCTCCTCCACGTTGGTGTTCTTGAACATGGCTGACACGCCGGCGGAGGTCAAGGACACAATAACGGGGAGGCAAAACACGTGCGCAGAAATCTTCCGTAGAGACGCTCAGGGTCGCGTTGCCCAACTGTTATATCATCTTTTTCAAACAAGTAGCATTATTCTGAAAGCTAGGTACACTCATACCAGTTTTTAACATGTGAgacatatggaagtaaatatgtgccaccaggatttgaatttgaaatgtaaagtgatcacattttcaaaagtcgctacaattcgctgtctgaaattcaaccggcggCAATtagctgtctaaaattcaccgtctgtgccaccaggtagGGTGACTTAAGGTCAGAACCGAGAAGCCAGcgaatcgcagttacgctttctaagtccatgtgatgtcacatgcacCGGTTTTGATCTCACTAAAACGCACGAGAGACTCGGAATTCAATCTAAACGACGGATTTATGCACACGCGAGTGAATGAGGTGCAATGTCTTTACCAGACGGAattaaattagtgccaccaggatgtGAATTTGATATATAATCACAATTTCAATAAGTTACGACAATTTTCTGtatgaaattcaaccggctacattTCTGTCTGAAATTTACCGTCTGCGCCACGAGgaaggttacttcaggtcagaaccgaagacccagccaatcgcagttacggtTTCttaagtcacgtgacatcacatgctaagaaagcgtaactgcgattggctgggtgtcaTGTGAactcacatactaagaaagcgtaactgtgattggctggcttcTCGGTTCTGACCTTAAGTCA contains these protein-coding regions:
- the moto gene encoding meiosis-specific coiled-coil domain-containing protein MEIOC isoform X3, with protein sequence MASDKISASTFHWQIEVTLAKSFPGTWTPPATCPAALPRDSARINCLIVNQRQELAKVEWILYKIECECKVPLHANVRLVLNNHQRALSCVLRGHREEMANVSQLQGHSTPFAEDKDLPQLVTALKDLAVTTRKLRAGLWCALQMTMPTPLGGAEDRLRTNRELCAALWHSMPASVSGP